One genomic window of Canis aureus isolate CA01 chromosome 15, VMU_Caureus_v.1.0, whole genome shotgun sequence includes the following:
- the LOC144284068 gene encoding olfactory receptor-like protein OLF3, with the protein MGTGNQTWVREFVLLGLSSDWGTQVSLFVLFLITYMVTVLGNFLIILLIRLDSRLHTPMYFFLINLSLVDVSYATSIIPQMLAHLLAAHKAIPFVSCAAQLFFSLGLGGIEFVLLAVMAYDRYVAVCDPLRYSVIMHGGLCTRLAITSWVSGSMNSLMQTVITFQLPMCTNKYIDHISCELLAVVRLACVDTSSNEIAIMVSSIVLLMTPFCLVLLSYIQIISTILKIQSTEGRKKAFHTCASHLTVVVLCYGMAIFTYIQPRSSPSVLQEKLISLFYSVLTPMLNPMIYSVRNKEVKGAWQKLLGQLTGITSKLAT; encoded by the coding sequence ATGGGAACAGGTAACCAGACTTGGGTGAGAGAGTTTGTTCTCCTTGGCCTGTCCAGTGACTGGGGcacacaggtgtccctctttGTCCTGTTCTTGATCACATACATGGTGACAGTGCTGGGAAACTTCCTCATCATTCTTCTCATCAGACTGGACAGCCGACTCCACACTCCCATGTATTTCTTTCTCATCAACCTCTCCCTCGTTGACGTCTCTTATGCCACAAGCATCATTCCTCAGATGTTGGCACATCTTCTTGCAGCCCATAAAGCAATCCCATTTGTGAGCTGTGCCGCCCAGTTATTCTTCTCCCTGGGCTTGGGTGGGATTGAGTTTGTTCTACTGGcagtgatggcctatgaccgctatgtggccgtGTGTGACCCCCTGCGATACTCGGTCATCATGCACGGAGGGCTCTGTACTAGGTTGGCCATCACCTCCTGGGTCAGTGGCTCTATGAACTCTCTCATGCAGACTGTCATCACATTTCAGCTGCCCATGTGCACAAACAAGTACATTGATCACATATCCTGCGAACTCCTAGCTGTGGTCAGACTGGCTTGTGTGGATACTTCCTCCAACGAGATTGCAATCATGGTTTCTAGCATTGTTCTGCTGATGACACCTTTCTGCCTGGTTCTCCTGTCCTACATCCAGATCATCTCCACCATCCTAAAGATCCAGTccacagagggaagaaagaaagccttccacacctgtgcctctcACCTCACAGTGGTTGTCCTGTGCTATGGTATGGCGATTTTCACTTACATCCAGCCCCGCTCCAGCCCCTCTGTCCTTCAGGAGAAGTTGATCTCTCTCTTCTATTCTGTTTTGACACCAATGCTGAACCCCATGATTTATAGTGTAAGGAATAAGGAGGTGAAGGGAGCCTGGCAGAAATTATTAGGGCAATTAACTGGAATAACTTCAAAACTAGCAACTTGA